From the genome of Fusobacterium varium, one region includes:
- the yusV_4 gene encoding Probable siderophore transport system ATP-binding protein YusV, which produces MNVLSSKKLNLAYGNKIILKDFDIEIKKGEIISLIGPNGSGKSTFLAGIAKLIKADNECLFVSGKDINVFSFKEMSKTIAFVHQGNPTIEDMKVEELVECGRAPYKSWYNLFNQEDEDIVMWALKETKMYSFKDRKLSTLSGGERQKVWIATALAQKTDFLILDEPTTYLDICHQLEILELIKYLNKKLGITVLMVLHDINQASQYSDKILVLKNGEKQCFGSPSKVLNETLIQDVYGVVTEKEVKRGYPFFKILGLYTKNTDNI; this is translated from the coding sequence ATGAATGTATTAAGTAGTAAAAAATTAAATCTTGCTTATGGAAATAAAATTATTTTAAAAGACTTTGATATAGAAATAAAAAAAGGAGAGATAATATCTCTTATTGGTCCTAATGGTTCTGGTAAATCTACATTTCTTGCAGGAATTGCTAAATTGATAAAAGCTGACAACGAATGTCTTTTTGTATCAGGAAAAGATATCAATGTCTTTTCTTTTAAAGAAATGTCAAAAACTATTGCTTTTGTCCATCAAGGGAATCCTACTATTGAAGATATGAAAGTAGAAGAATTGGTAGAGTGTGGAAGAGCTCCTTACAAAAGTTGGTATAATCTTTTTAACCAAGAAGATGAAGATATTGTAATGTGGGCTCTCAAAGAGACAAAAATGTATTCTTTCAAAGATAGAAAGCTCTCTACTTTGTCAGGAGGTGAACGTCAAAAAGTTTGGATAGCTACAGCTCTAGCACAAAAAACTGATTTTCTTATCTTAGATGAGCCTACAACCTATCTAGATATATGCCATCAATTGGAAATACTTGAGCTTATCAAATATTTGAATAAAAAATTAGGAATCACAGTACTTATGGTTCTTCATGATATAAATCAAGCTTCCCAATATAGTGATAAAATACTAGTGCTAAAAAATGGAGAAAAACAATGTTTTGGCTCTCCTTCAAAAGTACTTAATGAAACTCTTATACAAGATGTATATGGAGTTGTTACAGAAAAAGAAGTTAAAAGAGGTTATCCTTTCTTTAAGATACTTGGCCTTTATACTAAAAATACTGATAATATTTAA
- a CDS encoding vitamin B12-transporter protein BtuF — protein sequence MKKFLSYALMCSLFILGSITAEGKIVTDLTGKKVEISDNIQKVAIVPIPWASLAYAVDGSASKIVGMHPSAIGAYKISILKEMAPEMEKINSTFVDNNFNMNYEELALLKPELVVIWDYQGEVKEKLDKIKIPSVAIKYGTLEDVQAGIKLLGDIFNKEEKASELIAYHKDTNNYLAAKENELKNIKRKKILYIRDSQLTVATGNSVNDIMINMAGGENVTKDIKTGNWTKVTMEQVMVWNPDIIILSNFDNIQPDDLYNNKISGQNWANIEAIKIKKYIKLQ from the coding sequence ATGAAAAAGTTTTTAAGTTATGCACTTATGTGTTCATTATTTATTTTGGGAAGTATAACTGCTGAAGGAAAGATAGTAACTGATTTGACAGGAAAGAAAGTAGAAATATCAGATAATATTCAAAAGGTGGCTATAGTTCCAATACCATGGGCATCACTTGCTTATGCAGTAGATGGGAGTGCTTCAAAGATTGTAGGAATGCATCCATCAGCAATAGGAGCATATAAAATAAGTATCTTGAAGGAAATGGCTCCAGAGATGGAAAAAATAAATTCAACTTTTGTGGATAATAATTTTAATATGAATTATGAAGAACTGGCTCTTTTAAAACCTGAATTAGTAGTAATATGGGATTATCAAGGAGAGGTAAAGGAAAAACTTGATAAAATAAAAATTCCTTCAGTGGCTATAAAATATGGAACATTGGAAGATGTACAGGCAGGAATTAAATTATTGGGAGATATTTTCAACAAAGAGGAAAAAGCAAGTGAACTTATAGCGTATCATAAAGATACAAACAACTATCTTGCAGCAAAAGAGAATGAATTAAAAAATATAAAAAGAAAAAAGATTCTTTACATAAGAGATTCGCAATTAACAGTAGCAACAGGAAATTCAGTTAATGATATTATGATAAATATGGCTGGTGGAGAAAATGTAACTAAGGATATTAAAACAGGAAACTGGACTAAAGTGACTATGGAACAAGTAATGGTATGGAATCCAGATATAATTATTTTGAGCAATTTTGATAATATACAACCAGATGATCTCTATAATAATAAAATCAGTGGACAAAATTGGGCAAATATTGAAGCTATAAAAATAAAAAAGTATATAAAGCTCCAATAG
- the fecD gene encoding Iron(III) dicitrate transport system permease protein fecD, which yields MTKIKFLLLFSVLILSSIAALNFGSSSYNIFDILNAFISSADSGLKNIIINVRIPRLLLSILVGANLAVSGVLLQSVMQNPLADPGLTGVSTGASLVALVIMLLFPDHLFWISFIAFIGGTISCMAVIVISVKNGKIKPIRIILGGVAVNAFLSSFISLLFIIFSDQLQGALLWLNGSFSGRGWHHIKILFPITIIGLSLSIFSYKDANLLQLGDKVASNLGINPSVKRIKLVLIACFLTGISVANVGLISFVGLVVPHISRLIVGTNHLFLIPFSAVMGSVLMLLADTAARNLFSPFDIPVGIVTSAIGIPFFLFLLRTKEN from the coding sequence ATGACTAAAATAAAATTCCTGCTGCTCTTTTCAGTGCTTATATTATCTTCAATTGCAGCTTTAAACTTCGGAAGTTCCAGCTACAATATTTTTGATATACTTAATGCTTTTATTTCAAGTGCTGATTCAGGATTAAAAAATATAATTATCAATGTAAGAATTCCAAGACTGCTGCTCTCTATATTAGTAGGAGCAAATCTTGCTGTATCTGGTGTTCTGCTTCAAAGTGTAATGCAAAATCCTTTAGCTGATCCTGGACTAACTGGAGTATCTACTGGTGCTAGTTTAGTAGCCCTTGTTATTATGCTGCTTTTCCCAGATCATCTTTTCTGGATAAGTTTTATAGCTTTTATAGGTGGAACTATATCTTGTATGGCAGTTATAGTAATTTCAGTTAAAAACGGTAAAATAAAACCAATTAGAATTATATTAGGAGGAGTAGCAGTCAATGCTTTCCTTTCTAGTTTTATAAGTTTGTTATTTATTATTTTCAGTGACCAGCTGCAAGGTGCTCTATTGTGGCTCAATGGAAGTTTCAGTGGGAGAGGATGGCATCATATAAAAATTCTTTTCCCTATTACTATAATAGGTCTTTCCCTTTCTATTTTTTCATATAAAGATGCAAATCTTTTACAATTAGGAGATAAGGTTGCATCAAATCTTGGAATAAATCCTTCAGTAAAAAGAATTAAACTGGTACTCATAGCCTGCTTTTTAACTGGAATATCTGTTGCCAATGTAGGACTTATCTCTTTTGTTGGACTAGTTGTACCTCATATATCAAGACTTATAGTTGGGACAAATCACCTATTTTTAATTCCATTTTCTGCTGTTATGGGAAGTGTTCTTATGCTATTAGCTGACACTGCTGCACGTAATCTTTTTTCTCCTTTTGATATTCCAGTTGGGATAGTAACTTCTGCTATTGGTATTCCTTTTTTTCTATTCCTTTTAAGAACAAAGGAGAACTGA
- a CDS encoding Uncharacterized ABC transporter ATP-binding protein HI_1470, whose product MNLEIKNGNFGYLKDNLILKDINLKINDGEIFTILGQNGIGKTTLLKCFNGVLKWSSGEMYIGGKRVSSPKELKSIGYVPQAHNLSFPYSVRELTIMGRARYLGMFSTPSKKDQKLVEEVLDEIGILHLIDKKCSELSGGQLQMVFVARALVGTPKILILDEPESHLDFKNQAVILKLIVKLVNERGITCIFNTHYPEYALRISDRSMIMGKNDYIIGKTADIINEDNLRKYFGIETKILDTKIEDKILKSVIITDDFDK is encoded by the coding sequence ATGAACTTAGAAATAAAGAATGGAAACTTTGGATATTTAAAAGATAACTTGATTTTAAAAGATATAAATTTAAAAATAAATGATGGAGAGATTTTTACAATACTAGGGCAGAACGGAATAGGAAAAACTACTCTTTTAAAGTGTTTTAATGGTGTATTGAAATGGAGTTCTGGAGAAATGTATATAGGAGGCAAAAGAGTAAGTTCACCAAAAGAATTAAAAAGTATAGGATATGTGCCTCAGGCACATAATCTTTCATTTCCATATTCAGTGAGAGAGTTAACTATAATGGGAAGAGCTAGATATCTTGGAATGTTTTCTACTCCTTCTAAAAAAGATCAAAAGTTGGTGGAAGAGGTATTAGATGAAATAGGAATTCTTCATTTGATAGATAAAAAATGCTCTGAATTGAGTGGAGGGCAGCTACAAATGGTATTTGTGGCAAGAGCTTTAGTCGGAACTCCTAAAATATTAATATTAGATGAACCTGAATCTCATTTAGATTTTAAAAACCAGGCTGTCATTTTAAAATTAATAGTAAAATTGGTAAATGAGAGAGGAATAACCTGTATTTTTAATACTCATTATCCAGAATATGCTTTGAGAATATCAGATAGATCTATGATAATGGGAAAGAATGATTACATTATAGGAAAAACTGCTGATATAATAAATGAGGATAATTTAAGAAAATATTTTGGGATAGAGACAAAAATTCTTGATACTAAAATAGAAGATAAAATCTTAAAAAGTGTAATTATTACAGATGATTTTGATAAATAA
- a CDS encoding Probable ABC transporter permease protein HI_1471 — protein sequence MYKDNYRQKFLLLIGILIFCIFGGIFLGRFYISPSIFVSIIVEGLKGIENTSIESSIIYQLRIPRVLMNVVVGAGLAVSGTALQGIFQNPLVSPDVISVSSGSAFGAVLGILFFGMSGYVVILAMFFGILSVGVTYILSRVRGESSTLSLVLSGMVMTSLFASLISLIKYTADPYDKLPAITYWLMGSFSNVSYSGLKIAVIPIGLGITILYLLRWRINILSLGDDEVRSLGVNPSTIRAFIIILVTLITATCVTITGIIGWVGLLIPHICRMFIGVDNTKLIPSSCVVGAIFMLLIDGIARTATAADIPIGILTSLVGAPFFIIIFKRYKSW from the coding sequence ATGTATAAGGATAATTATAGGCAGAAATTTCTGCTTCTTATAGGAATATTAATTTTTTGCATATTTGGAGGAATATTTTTAGGAAGATTTTATATATCTCCATCAATATTTGTATCAATTATAGTTGAAGGACTAAAAGGCATAGAAAATACTTCTATTGAAAGTTCTATAATATATCAACTTAGGATTCCAAGAGTGTTGATGAATGTAGTGGTAGGAGCAGGACTTGCTGTATCAGGAACAGCACTTCAAGGGATATTTCAAAATCCTCTTGTAAGTCCAGATGTAATTAGTGTAAGCTCAGGATCAGCTTTTGGTGCAGTGCTTGGGATATTATTTTTTGGAATGAGTGGCTATGTTGTAATATTAGCTATGTTTTTTGGAATATTAAGTGTAGGAGTGACATATATTTTATCAAGAGTTAGAGGAGAGAGTTCTACTCTTTCTCTTGTCCTTTCAGGAATGGTGATGACATCGCTTTTTGCTTCTCTTATTTCCTTGATTAAATATACTGCTGATCCTTATGATAAACTTCCAGCAATAACTTATTGGCTTATGGGAAGTTTTTCAAATGTTTCATATTCTGGATTGAAGATAGCAGTAATTCCTATTGGCTTAGGAATAACAATTCTATACCTTTTAAGATGGAGAATAAATATTCTTTCCCTAGGAGATGATGAAGTTCGTTCATTGGGAGTTAATCCCAGTACTATCAGAGCTTTTATAATAATATTGGTTACTTTGATTACAGCCACATGTGTAACTATAACAGGAATAATAGGATGGGTAGGGCTTTTGATTCCTCATATCTGCCGTATGTTTATAGGAGTGGATAATACAAAATTAATACCAAGTTCTTGTGTAGTGGGAGCTATATTTATGCTGCTAATAGATGGAATAGCAAGAACAGCGACAGCAGCAGATATACCAATAGGGATATTAACTTCTTTGGTAGGAGCACCATTTTTTATTATTATATTTAAAAGATACAAGAGCTGGTGA
- the btuB_2 gene encoding Outer membrane cobalamin translocator → MKKISLMLFAILATAGMAAEENSIASTRLNETVVSTENFGISVLETPKNVTVITAEDIEKYGAQSVEEAVRSVPGMYFSNTGAQDFMSDIIFRGQTPGKSAQNILVLVDGSPINSTTDSGAFNLSLVPIDTVERIEVVPNGGNVLYGEGAVAGVINIITKEAQNKKFYGQVGTDRGNYTRNYKVNVGSQITDRFAIEATYLDKLSDGYRHHSERETKYAEVKSKYRFDKGNLVLSYSTGEINSKFSGYVTKDDKRKSNSTTEAKETLDIFRVKYDTQLADNLTFMINGDYKHREYSSTSEKTINKITKRMPSTDRDTKTYYINPQLKYNYWNKSYLVLGGDFSKGESDYQSQSHKSTGSSITNTYTERESIGGFIINNIKYKDFQFTQGFRHQIIEYNLENRETPSKSFNHSFNEEAYELTGTYFINDTASAFLSYNRAFRAPTAGEAGSWQSENIDIQTSDTFELGGKALWNNIYFTSSIFHSKTNKEIFYLSETSGEIAGNYNFSDPIIRNGVELASEQYFNKLTLKESFSYTHHKIDGGKYDGKKVPGLPNMVASLGFNYELVENLNFNTTLLYYGKTYIQYDYANRYPKQGGYSEVNVNINYTMTNGLTLYAGINNLFDKEYYHAKAGVTKNTSGNVTGDKINYYAGTKRNYFVGFKYNF, encoded by the coding sequence ATGAAAAAAATTAGTTTAATGCTTTTTGCTATTTTAGCAACGGCAGGAATGGCAGCTGAGGAAAACAGTATTGCAAGTACAAGGCTTAATGAAACAGTTGTATCAACAGAAAACTTTGGAATAAGTGTGCTGGAAACACCTAAAAATGTTACTGTTATTACAGCTGAAGATATTGAAAAATATGGGGCTCAAAGTGTTGAGGAGGCTGTAAGATCAGTTCCTGGAATGTACTTCAGTAATACTGGAGCACAAGATTTTATGTCTGATATTATTTTCAGGGGACAAACACCAGGAAAGTCTGCTCAAAATATTCTTGTTTTAGTTGATGGAAGCCCTATAAATAGTACCACCGATTCTGGTGCATTTAATCTAAGTTTGGTTCCTATTGATACTGTTGAAAGAATCGAAGTAGTTCCCAATGGAGGAAATGTTCTTTATGGCGAAGGAGCTGTAGCAGGAGTAATAAACATTATTACTAAAGAAGCTCAAAACAAGAAATTTTACGGACAAGTTGGAACAGATAGAGGTAACTACACTAGAAACTATAAAGTTAATGTAGGTTCGCAAATTACTGATAGATTTGCTATTGAAGCAACATATCTTGATAAATTATCTGATGGATATAGACACCATTCAGAAAGAGAAACTAAATATGCAGAAGTTAAATCAAAATATAGATTTGATAAAGGAAATTTAGTTTTAAGCTATAGTACTGGTGAAATAAATTCTAAATTTTCTGGATATGTTACTAAAGATGATAAAAGAAAAAGTAATTCAACTACTGAAGCTAAAGAAACACTAGATATTTTTAGAGTGAAATATGATACTCAACTCGCTGATAATTTGACATTCATGATTAATGGAGACTACAAACACAGAGAATATTCTTCTACTAGTGAAAAAACAATAAATAAAATTACAAAAAGAATGCCAAGTACTGACAGAGATACCAAAACTTATTATATCAATCCTCAACTTAAATATAATTACTGGAATAAATCATATTTAGTTTTAGGAGGAGATTTTTCTAAGGGAGAATCAGATTATCAATCACAAAGTCATAAAAGTACTGGTTCATCTATAACAAATACATATACAGAAAGAGAATCTATTGGTGGATTCATCATAAATAATATAAAATATAAGGATTTTCAATTTACACAAGGATTTAGACACCAAATAATAGAATATAATCTTGAGAATAGAGAAACTCCATCAAAAAGTTTTAACCATTCATTTAATGAAGAAGCTTATGAATTGACAGGCACATATTTTATTAACGATACAGCCTCTGCTTTCTTGTCATATAATAGGGCTTTCAGAGCTCCTACTGCTGGTGAAGCTGGAAGTTGGCAAAGTGAAAATATAGATATTCAAACATCTGATACTTTTGAATTAGGTGGAAAAGCTCTTTGGAATAATATTTATTTTACTAGTTCAATTTTTCACAGTAAGACAAATAAAGAAATATTTTATCTTAGTGAGACAAGTGGAGAAATAGCAGGTAACTATAATTTCTCTGATCCTATTATCAGAAATGGAGTTGAGCTTGCTTCAGAACAATATTTTAATAAATTAACTTTAAAAGAAAGTTTCAGTTATACACATCATAAAATTGATGGGGGAAAATATGATGGAAAAAAAGTTCCTGGATTACCTAATATGGTGGCGAGTTTAGGATTTAATTATGAATTAGTTGAAAATTTAAACTTTAATACAACTTTACTTTATTATGGAAAAACTTATATTCAATATGATTATGCTAACAGATATCCTAAACAAGGTGGATATAGTGAAGTTAATGTAAATATTAACTATACTATGACAAATGGACTTACTTTATATGCTGGAATAAATAACCTCTTTGATAAAGAATATTATCATGCAAAAGCAGGAGTCACAAAAAATACATCAGGTAATGTAACTGGTGATAAAATTAACTACTATGCAGGAACAAAAAGAAATTACTTTGTTGGATTCAAATATAATTTCTAA
- the isdE_3 gene encoding Staphylococcal iron-regulated protein F: MKLIIYIFSCFFLFSACIKEENKSSISTDNKILKIATDSAVTAKLCYELEIPLVAVPISQHPIPKELEHLPKIGRAAAPDYEKIIELGINQIVSTTFIKPSTQLKYKELGISVLYLNFHSYEDTKDTIKLLGKTFDREKQAERILSDIEKREDVIRKKVKDKPRKKVAMIYGFDNRYSLAGKNHYVHSLLKILNCDNAASSIQNKLFTKGLIPIDLEALIELNPDIVLRLYIGKNSMSKENFDREFNNNSPLKETTAFKTNMIIEADPNLLRMSPGVNCIDSLEKLYKYIYEPNM, encoded by the coding sequence ATGAAACTTATAATATATATTTTTTCATGCTTTTTTCTCTTCTCTGCTTGCATTAAAGAAGAAAATAAAAGTTCTATATCAACTGACAATAAAATTTTAAAAATAGCTACTGATTCAGCAGTAACTGCTAAACTGTGCTATGAACTCGAAATACCTTTAGTAGCTGTTCCTATTTCACAGCATCCTATTCCAAAAGAATTGGAACATCTTCCAAAAATTGGGAGAGCTGCTGCCCCTGATTATGAAAAAATTATTGAATTAGGAATAAACCAAATTGTATCCACAACTTTTATTAAGCCTTCAACTCAATTAAAATACAAGGAACTGGGAATTTCAGTTCTTTATTTAAATTTTCACAGTTATGAAGATACTAAAGATACAATCAAACTACTTGGTAAAACATTTGACAGAGAGAAACAAGCTGAAAGAATATTAAGTGATATTGAAAAACGAGAAGATGTAATAAGAAAAAAAGTTAAAGATAAACCTAGAAAAAAAGTCGCTATGATTTATGGTTTTGATAACAGATATTCTTTAGCTGGAAAAAATCATTATGTTCATAGTTTATTAAAAATATTAAATTGTGATAATGCTGCCTCCTCTATTCAAAATAAACTCTTTACAAAAGGACTCATTCCTATTGATTTAGAAGCTCTTATTGAATTAAATCCTGATATAGTACTGAGATTATACATTGGAAAGAATTCTATGAGCAAAGAAAATTTTGATAGAGAATTTAATAATAATTCTCCATTAAAAGAAACTACAGCTTTTAAAACAAATATGATTATTGAAGCTGATCCAAATCTTCTACGAATGTCACCAGGGGTTAATTGCATTGATTCATTAGAAAAATTATATAAATATATTTACGAACCTAATATGTAA
- the cirA_5 gene encoding Colicin I receptor precursor: protein MKKISLILLAILATEGMAAEKNSIASTRLNETVVSTENFGTSVLETPKNVTVITAADIEKYGAQSVEEAVKSVPGMYISSTGGQDFMADIIFRGQIPGKSAQNILVLVDGSSINSTTDTGAFNLNLVPIDTVERIEVVPNGGNVLYGEGAVGGVINIITKEAQNKKYYGQAGIERGNWNTRNYKVNVGSQVTDRFSLEATYLDKSIDGYRHHSERETKYAEIKSKYRFDNGNLYLSYSNAEVDSKFSGTVDKKDKRKSNSTTEAEETLDIFRMKYDTQFSDNLTFMINGDYKHREYSSTSIKDKIVGGVKVPKRVPSTDRDTKTYYINPQIKYTYWDKSYLILGGDFSKGKSDYQSQSHTSTGSSTTDTYTERKSIGGFIINNMKYNNFQFTQGFRHQKIEYDLENRNAPSKSFDHSFNEQAYELTGTYFANDSSAIFLTYNRAFRAPTAGEAGSWNTLYTDLDVQTSDTIELGAKTLWNSLYFTGSIFHSKTKKEIFYLTKASGEQSSNYNFPDPILRTGIELASEQYIDKLTLRQSLSYIHHEIDGGKYDGKKVPGLPNYTASIGFNYELIDNLNINATLFYYGSSYAQYDYHNRLGKQGGHSETNLNINYTLNNGLTIYGGVNNLFDKEYYYAKASTSTDTLSYYAGNKRSYFVGFKYSF, encoded by the coding sequence ATGAAAAAAATTAGTTTAATACTTTTGGCTATTTTAGCAACAGAGGGAATGGCAGCTGAGAAAAACAGTATTGCAAGTACAAGGCTTAATGAAACAGTTGTATCAACAGAAAACTTTGGTACAAGCGTCTTGGAAACACCAAAAAATGTTACTGTAATCACAGCAGCAGATATTGAAAAATATGGTGCTCAAAGTGTTGAGGAAGCCGTAAAATCAGTTCCAGGAATGTATATCAGCTCAACTGGTGGTCAAGATTTTATGGCCGATATTATTTTCAGAGGACAAATACCTGGAAAATCTGCTCAAAATATTCTAGTGCTAGTAGATGGAAGTTCTATTAATAGCACCACAGATACAGGAGCATTCAATCTTAATCTTGTTCCTATAGATACTGTTGAAAGAATAGAAGTTGTTCCTAATGGAGGAAATGTTCTTTATGGAGAAGGTGCTGTTGGAGGGGTAATCAATATTATTACAAAAGAAGCACAGAATAAAAAATATTATGGACAGGCTGGAATAGAGAGAGGAAATTGGAATACAAGAAATTATAAAGTAAATGTTGGTTCACAAGTAACTGATAGATTCTCTTTAGAAGCAACATATTTAGATAAATCTATTGATGGTTACAGACATCATTCTGAAAGAGAAACTAAATATGCAGAAATTAAATCAAAATATAGATTTGATAATGGAAATCTATATTTAAGCTATAGTAATGCTGAAGTAGATTCTAAATTTTCTGGTACTGTAGATAAAAAAGATAAAAGAAAAAGTAATTCAACTACTGAAGCAGAAGAAACTTTAGATATTTTCAGAATGAAATATGATACTCAATTCTCTGATAATCTAACATTTATGATTAACGGAGACTATAAACATAGAGAATATTCCTCTACAAGTATAAAAGATAAAATAGTTGGTGGAGTAAAAGTTCCTAAAAGAGTTCCAAGTACTGACAGAGATACAAAAACTTATTATATCAATCCTCAAATAAAATATACTTATTGGGATAAATCATATTTAATATTAGGTGGAGATTTTTCCAAAGGAAAATCTGATTATCAGTCACAAAGTCATACAAGTACCGGTTCATCTACAACAGATACATACACAGAAAGAAAATCTATTGGTGGTTTCATCATAAATAATATGAAATACAATAATTTTCAATTTACACAAGGATTTAGACATCAAAAAATAGAGTATGACCTTGAAAATAGAAATGCTCCTTCTAAAAGTTTTGACCATTCATTTAATGAACAAGCTTATGAATTAACAGGTACATATTTTGCAAATGATTCATCTGCAATCTTTTTAACATATAATAGAGCTTTCAGAGCTCCTACTGCTGGAGAAGCTGGAAGTTGGAATACTCTTTATACTGATTTAGATGTTCAGACTTCTGATACTATAGAACTGGGTGCAAAAACTCTTTGGAATAGCTTATACTTTACAGGATCAATATTCCATAGTAAAACTAAAAAAGAGATTTTTTATTTGACAAAAGCTAGTGGAGAACAGTCAAGTAATTATAATTTCCCAGATCCAATTTTGAGAACAGGTATTGAACTTGCTTCTGAACAATATATAGATAAACTAACTTTAAGACAGAGTTTAAGCTATATTCACCATGAAATAGATGGTGGAAAATATGATGGGAAAAAAGTTCCTGGTTTACCTAATTATACAGCTAGTATAGGTTTCAATTATGAACTTATTGATAATCTTAACATTAATGCAACTCTATTCTATTATGGAAGTTCATATGCCCAATATGATTATCATAATAGACTTGGAAAACAAGGAGGACATAGTGAAACAAATCTAAATATTAACTATACTCTTAACAATGGACTGACTATTTATGGTGGTGTAAACAATTTATTTGATAAAGAATACTACTATGCTAAAGCTTCTACTTCAACAGATACTCTTTCTTATTATGCTGGTAATAAAAGAAGCTATTTTGTCGGATTTAAGTATAGTTTTTAA